The proteins below come from a single Leptospira bourretii genomic window:
- a CDS encoding HmuY family protein yields the protein MNQIIQLVKRITVFGYFVFFNIFLINCSMKPKAEDDSAALLFLLTGGNSNNSSCSIPANAVNTTGSYSTIVNASSACAWVYVSLKSEGVLVDSSAQWDLAFKRYNIETNSGTSGSGSGGACDSGSTNFSATFNGSECTAVVDVKLSSAGGGPVSASSESINPVMAAPLDLTPMPAGYGTWYTYADTILTAKSKVYIVTGSEGSKYAIQMLDYYSVAGTSGYPKFRWKKL from the coding sequence ATGAATCAAATAATACAATTGGTGAAACGAATTACGGTTTTTGGGTACTTCGTCTTTTTTAATATTTTTTTAATAAATTGTTCGATGAAACCAAAGGCAGAAGATGATTCTGCTGCTCTTTTGTTTCTTCTTACAGGCGGGAATTCTAACAACTCGTCCTGTAGTATTCCGGCAAACGCTGTGAATACTACAGGATCTTACAGTACTATTGTGAATGCATCTTCAGCATGTGCCTGGGTATATGTTAGCTTAAAGTCAGAGGGAGTGCTTGTTGATTCTTCTGCACAATGGGACCTTGCTTTCAAAAGATATAATATAGAAACCAATAGTGGCACAAGTGGCTCAGGAAGTGGGGGAGCTTGTGATTCAGGATCAACAAATTTTTCCGCTACATTTAATGGTTCTGAATGTACGGCAGTGGTAGATGTAAAGTTATCCTCTGCTGGAGGAGGCCCTGTGTCTGCTTCTTCGGAAAGTATTAACCCGGTTATGGCTGCACCACTTGATTTAACTCCAATGCCTGCAGGTTATGGCACTTGGTATACCTATGCAGATACAATTTTGACAGCAAAATCAAAAGTATATATCGTTACAGGTAGTGAAGGTTCTAAATATGCAATACAAATGTTGGATTATTATAGTGTAGCTGGCACCTCTGGGTATCCAAAATTTCGTTGGAAGAAGTTATGA